The following proteins are encoded in a genomic region of Gavia stellata isolate bGavSte3 unplaced genomic scaffold, bGavSte3.hap2 HAP2_SCAFFOLD_42, whole genome shotgun sequence:
- the LOC132321463 gene encoding olfactory receptor 14C36-like: MSNSSSITQFLLLAFADTRQLQLLHFCLFLGIYLAALLGNGLIITAIVCDHHLHSPMYFFLLNLSLLDLGSISTTVPKAMANSLWDTRAISYLGCAAQVFFFLFLIVGEYCLLTIMAYDRYIAICKPLHYGSLLGSRACVHMAAAAWGSGLLNAVLHTANTFSLPLCQGNAVDQFFCEIPQILKLSCSDAYLREVGVLVVSVSFAFGCFVFIVLSYVQILRAVLRIPSEQGRHKAFSTCLPHLAVVSLFLSTGIFAYLKPPSISSPSLDLVMAVLYSVMPPAVNPLIYSMRNVELKEALRKLMQWTFLHQQ; the protein is encoded by the coding sequence atgtccaacagcagctccatcacccagttcctcctcctggcattcgcagacacgcgtcagctgcagctcttgcacttctgcctcttcctgggcatctacctggctgccctcctgggcaatggcctcatcatcaccgccatagtctgcgaccaccacctccacagccccatgtacttcttcctcctcaacctctccctcctcgacctgggctccatctccaccactgtccccaaagccatggccaattccctctgggacaccagggccatctcctacttgggatgtgctgcccaggtctttttctttctgttcttgatTGTAGGGGAGTATTGTCTTCTGACcatcatggcctatgaccgctacattgccatctgcaaacccctgcactacgggtccctcctgggcagcagagcttgtgtccacatggcagcagctgcctggggcagtgggttgctcaatgctgtgctgcacactgccaatacattttcactaccactctgccaaggcaatgctgtggaccagttcttctgtgaaatcccacagatcctcaagctctcctgctcagacgcctacctcagggaagttggggTTCTTGTGGTtagtgtttcttttgcttttgggtgctttgttttcattgttctgtcctatgtgcagatcttgagggccgtgctgaggatcccctctgagcagggacggcacaaagccttttccacctgcctccctcacctagctgtggtctccctgttcctcagcaCTGGCAtatttgcctacctgaagcccccctccatctcctccccatccctggaccttGTGATGGCGGTTCTGTACTCGGTgatgcctccagcagtgaaccccctcatctacagcatgaggaacgtggagctgaaggaggcccTAAGGAAACTGATGCAATGGACATTTCTCCATCAACAATAA